Proteins from one Ascaphus truei isolate aAscTru1 chromosome 19, aAscTru1.hap1, whole genome shotgun sequence genomic window:
- the CALB2 gene encoding calretinin, whose protein sequence is MALKQQPLYLHLAELTASQFLDIWKHYDSDGNGYIEGKELENFFRELEATRRGSGVEGSSVNFGEKMKEFMQKYDKNADGRIEMAELAQILPTEENFLLCFRQHAGSSIEFMEAWRKYDTDRSGYIEANELKGFLSDLLKKANRPFDEKKLHEYTQTILRMFDLNGDGKLCLSEMSRLLPVQENFLLKFQGMKLSCDEFNAIFNFYDKDGNGYIDENELDALLKDFFEKNKKDVNIQSLTGYRQSIMSLCDGGRLYRKELEIVLCNDPPSLK, encoded by the exons ATGGCACTGAAGCAGCAGCCGCTGTACCTGCACCTCGCCGAGCTCACCGCCTCCCAGTTCCTGGATATATGGAAACATTACGACTCCGATG GAAATGGCTACATTGAAGGGAAGGAGCTGGAGAACTTTTTCCGAGAGCTGGAAGCCACGAGGAGAGGATCTGGAGTG GAAGGATCCAGTGTTAACTTTGGAGAGAAAATGAAAGAGTTTATGCAGAAGTATGACAAGAACGCGGACGGGCGCATTGAGATGGCGGAG CTGGCTCAGATCCTTCCGACCGAGGAAAACTTCCTGCTCTGCTTCAGGCAACACGCTGGCTCTAGCATTGAGTTCATGGAG GCCTGGAGGAAAtatgacacagacagaagtggTTACATAGAAGCCAATGAGCTGAAG GGGTTCCTGTCAGATCTCCTAAAAAAAGCAAACCGCCCCTTTGATGAGAAGAAGCTTCACGAGTACACACAGACTATT CTTCGCATGTTTGACCTCAATGGAGATGGAAAGCTATGTTTGTCCGAGATGTCAAG ACTGCTCCCTGTGCAGGAGAACTTCCTGCTCAAATTCCAG GGGATGAAGCTGAGCTGTGACGAGTTTAACGCCATTTTCAATTTTTATGATAAG GACGGGAACGGTTACATTGATGAGAACGAGCTGGACGCGTTACTGAAAGACTTCTTTGAGAAAAACAAAAAG GATGTGAATATTCAGAGCCTGACCGGCTACCGTCAGAGCATCAtgtctctgtgtgacgggggccGCCTGTACCGCAAGGAGCTGGAGATCGTACTGTGCAATGATCCCCCCTCCCTCAAGTAG